The following proteins are co-located in the Verrucomicrobiota bacterium genome:
- a CDS encoding type I phosphomannose isomerase catalytic subunit encodes MNPVLFHPIYKERVWGGRSLESSLGRTLPAGKVIGESWDIVDRADDASEIRSSSSQSTTIRDLIEENPEEVMGSGWDPAKPFPILVKWLDCQQRLSLQVHPPAPVAKVLHGEPKTENWFVADAKPGASLIVGLKRGVTKKEFERALHDETLEDCVHRFPVSQGQSILVESGRIHAIDGGNLILEIQQNSDTTYRVYDWGRVGLDGKPRQLHIEESMKSIDFDDFEPRADETFDGFGTTTLADCSEFRIRRTNLEDGSELAIEESTEPLLIHVVSGSLIDEDSSTQFIRGDTALLPATRSCRIVATSKSVVLLTDQFTRTG; translated from the coding sequence ATGAATCCAGTTCTCTTTCACCCGATCTACAAAGAACGAGTCTGGGGGGGCCGTTCGCTAGAGTCTTCACTGGGCCGAACCTTACCCGCTGGAAAAGTGATTGGCGAAAGCTGGGACATCGTTGATCGCGCAGACGACGCCTCGGAGATTCGTTCCTCGTCTTCTCAGTCCACCACGATCCGCGACCTGATTGAGGAGAATCCTGAGGAGGTCATGGGTTCTGGCTGGGACCCAGCAAAGCCTTTTCCGATCCTCGTCAAATGGCTCGACTGCCAACAGCGGCTCAGCCTGCAAGTCCATCCTCCTGCTCCCGTCGCAAAGGTGCTTCATGGAGAGCCAAAGACCGAGAATTGGTTTGTGGCCGACGCTAAACCCGGTGCAAGCCTCATCGTTGGCTTGAAACGAGGGGTCACGAAAAAGGAGTTCGAAAGAGCGCTACACGATGAAACCCTCGAAGACTGCGTGCATCGATTTCCCGTATCGCAAGGCCAGTCGATCCTGGTAGAAAGCGGTCGAATTCACGCTATTGACGGTGGCAACCTGATTCTGGAAATCCAACAGAACTCCGACACGACCTACCGCGTCTATGACTGGGGACGGGTCGGCTTGGATGGGAAACCGCGACAACTGCACATTGAGGAGTCCATGAAGAGTATTGATTTCGATGACTTCGAGCCGAGGGCCGACGAAACGTTTGACGGTTTCGGCACGACAACTCTCGCGGACTGCAGTGAGTTTCGTATCCGCAGGACGAACCTTGAGGACGGTTCAGAACTTGCAATCGAAGAATCCACGGAACCGCTACTCATTCACGTAGTCTCCGGCAGTCTGATCGATGAGGACTCTTCAACCCAGTTTATTCGGGGAGATACCGCTCTCTTACCCGCGACAAGATCCTGTCGTATCGTAGCTACGAGTAAGAGTGTTGTGCTTCTAACCGACCAGTTTACAAGAACGGGCTGA
- a CDS encoding EamA family transporter translates to MKTSHASSSASGIGAIAAVTLIWAFSFGLIGKALAGVDPFLIGSARLVVAGLCFLPLLRLKGLPFRTRCELSAIGVLQFGVMYVSYLAAFRFLEAWQVALFSVLTPLWIAGINSAIHRRLEKPLFLAAVLSVVGAAIIKGDEMPRSDFLTGFLLMQIANIAFGGGQIWFREWKFRHPSVTEKEVFGLLFAGALTFTIVAGLLMGSFRSPPHLSPSQWMIIIYLGIAASGAGFYLWNFGASRVSTGFLAASNNLVVPLGVFIAILLNRSQPDWLSLVIGSLLIGAGLVVGRRSAVR, encoded by the coding sequence ATGAAAACGAGTCACGCCTCCTCTTCGGCTTCAGGGATTGGCGCAATTGCCGCCGTCACTCTTATTTGGGCCTTTTCTTTCGGTCTGATTGGAAAAGCCCTAGCAGGCGTGGATCCATTTTTGATCGGTTCCGCCCGGCTGGTCGTCGCGGGTTTGTGTTTTCTACCGCTGCTCCGCCTGAAGGGGCTTCCATTCAGAACCCGCTGTGAGCTTTCTGCGATCGGTGTCCTCCAGTTTGGAGTCATGTATGTATCCTACCTCGCTGCGTTCCGATTTCTCGAAGCATGGCAGGTGGCGTTGTTCAGTGTCCTTACGCCATTGTGGATTGCAGGCATCAATTCCGCGATTCATCGCCGCCTCGAAAAGCCTCTCTTTCTGGCAGCAGTTCTTTCGGTAGTTGGTGCCGCGATTATCAAAGGAGATGAGATGCCACGCAGTGACTTTCTCACCGGCTTTCTTCTCATGCAGATCGCCAACATCGCTTTTGGGGGAGGGCAAATCTGGTTCCGGGAATGGAAATTCAGACATCCGAGCGTGACGGAAAAGGAGGTGTTCGGACTCCTCTTCGCTGGAGCTCTAACCTTCACGATCGTCGCCGGTCTCTTGATGGGATCCTTTCGTTCACCACCCCACCTCTCCCCTTCCCAGTGGATGATCATTATCTATCTCGGAATCGCCGCCTCGGGAGCCGGATTTTATCTGTGGAACTTCGGAGCAAGTCGCGTATCCACCGGTTTTCTGGCGGCATCAAACAACCTTGTCGTTCCACTCGGCGTTTTCATCGCGATCCTTCTAAACCGAAGTCAGCCAGATTGGCTCTCGTTGGTGATCGGCTCCCTTTTGATTGGCGCGGGCCTAGTAGTTGGGCGAAGGTCGGCCGTTCGTTAG
- a CDS encoding M48 family metallopeptidase produces the protein MSVRFGPLLLLLILTGCYTVPETGRSTFTLLPENQVTGMGLSTFEDIKQTSPLITSGRNYEMIQRVGQRIVDTLGSDFAGTDWEFIYIDDEQVNAFALPGGKIAIYDGLFDVIDSEDELAFIVGHEVAHVTARHSNQRLSQAMVIAGIGIGVGVAFDDLDRSEKQLVLAAYGIGSTVGMALPYSRLHEREADFIGQLYMARAGYNPAVAPGIWIKMAEASPGSPPAWLSTHPAHKDREQELLQSLPRAEEEYRNSRYVTGER, from the coding sequence ATGTCGGTCAGATTCGGTCCTCTTCTCCTGCTTCTTATCCTTACTGGTTGTTACACGGTTCCTGAAACGGGGCGATCCACCTTTACTCTTCTCCCGGAGAATCAGGTGACCGGGATGGGGCTTTCCACCTTTGAAGACATCAAACAGACGTCTCCCCTGATTACGAGCGGTCGAAACTACGAGATGATTCAACGAGTGGGCCAACGGATAGTCGACACGTTGGGAAGTGATTTTGCGGGCACCGACTGGGAGTTTATCTACATCGACGATGAACAGGTGAACGCATTTGCCTTACCGGGTGGAAAGATTGCGATTTACGATGGACTCTTCGATGTAATCGATAGTGAGGATGAACTCGCCTTCATTGTCGGGCACGAGGTAGCCCACGTCACGGCACGCCACTCGAACCAACGGTTGTCCCAAGCAATGGTCATCGCCGGGATCGGAATTGGGGTGGGAGTTGCCTTCGATGACTTGGATCGTTCGGAGAAGCAGCTCGTTCTGGCTGCTTATGGAATTGGAAGCACAGTCGGCATGGCTCTTCCTTATAGCCGTTTGCACGAAAGGGAAGCCGATTTCATTGGGCAGTTATATATGGCCCGCGCAGGATACAATCCGGCGGTGGCTCCGGGAATCTGGATCAAGATGGCAGAAGCTTCGCCGGGTAGTCCACCCGCTTGGCTCTCGACTCACCCTGCGCACAAGGACCGGGAGCAGGAACTTCTTCAAAGCCTTCCACGTGCCGAGGAGGAGTATCGGAATTCCCGTTACGTGACCGGCGAGCGGTAA
- a CDS encoding DNA translocase FtsK 4TM domain-containing protein, translating to MKKVQATFTPRVSKVRPIKGGIFITIGMLFAVALVDYEPAQQGLVRAFATSTEMSETPNLVGSFGRDSAFLFLSGLGLGAVFLLFSIIWIGVLNLVRRAHLVTGPRLIVLALATLGASGLANGLQLSWLPNLESFFPENYFPRGPGGLAGYWLNEAFLFETLGTFGSLFLQLLLVLLGIGALFSDPSRNLFERSFQKWSERRADKKLTAAERKKQKALQAEAKALREMAKQEKRLEKEKRRSQKWEQKREKESTKAAAIAAKRETPTIEEGLMGNESSPADVTAVDSSLLSGEIPTRSRKTVSNKRVKSAVSSKEIVDPVLPTDHQTDGVARVRSSAKSDPEPSKSGSGGFKIVAGEKVEKAETLFPARKGNYQFPSLDLLQEPSLPHSFEAENHEETAVALQSTLAEFGVKVELGEVHTGPVITRYEVYPAPGVRVEKIANLAKNLGMSLKAQSVRILAPVPGKGCVGVEVPNRRPLAVCIREIIESRSWVDANAEIPVVLGKEVSGKPLVADLTKMPHLLIAGSTGSGKTVCINSVIASLLYHSSPEDLRFIMIDPKIVEMQIYNSLPHMLIPVVTDPKKVPGALKWLISEMERRYQVFARANVRNIAGFNAKIAKNREEKKRAEEMEAEMSVEERTALAEASEESDDGFEIPKEKIPYIVCIVDELADLMMVAPADIETGIARLAQLARAAGIHLILATQRPSVNVITGVIKANLPSRIAFKVASKIDSRTILDEGGADSLIGKGDMLFIPPGAHALVRAQGAFVSDEEINGVVEYLKVNGPPNFLEQVQAQIEAGDDEGGSGVEGDFEDDLVPQALEVIRSSKRASTSMLQRRLRIGYNRAARIMEILEDEGYVGPENGSSPREILRDLD from the coding sequence GTGAAGAAGGTGCAGGCCACCTTCACTCCAAGAGTCTCCAAGGTTCGTCCGATCAAGGGCGGTATCTTTATTACAATTGGGATGTTGTTTGCTGTGGCTCTTGTCGACTATGAGCCTGCTCAGCAGGGACTGGTTCGTGCCTTTGCCACCTCGACCGAAATGTCGGAAACCCCCAATTTGGTCGGGAGTTTTGGGCGGGATTCCGCCTTCCTTTTTTTGTCGGGATTAGGGCTGGGTGCCGTCTTTTTGCTTTTTTCAATTATCTGGATCGGTGTCCTCAACTTGGTTCGGAGAGCCCACTTGGTTACGGGTCCACGGCTCATCGTTCTTGCCCTGGCGACTTTAGGTGCGTCGGGCCTGGCAAACGGTCTGCAATTGTCGTGGTTGCCTAACCTTGAGTCGTTCTTTCCCGAGAACTATTTCCCAAGAGGCCCGGGTGGGTTGGCCGGTTATTGGCTGAATGAGGCATTTCTGTTTGAGACGCTTGGGACATTTGGAAGTCTTTTTCTTCAACTCTTGCTGGTTTTGCTCGGGATCGGTGCGTTGTTCAGCGATCCTTCCAGAAACCTCTTTGAGCGTAGTTTTCAGAAATGGTCGGAACGTCGAGCCGATAAGAAACTAACCGCGGCAGAGAGGAAGAAACAGAAGGCTTTGCAAGCGGAGGCAAAAGCTCTTCGAGAGATGGCGAAGCAGGAAAAGCGTCTGGAGAAGGAGAAACGGCGTTCGCAGAAGTGGGAGCAAAAGAGGGAGAAGGAGAGCACAAAAGCGGCAGCAATCGCCGCAAAACGCGAGACCCCGACGATCGAAGAAGGGCTTATGGGTAACGAGTCTTCGCCTGCTGATGTGACGGCGGTCGACAGTAGTCTTCTCTCCGGAGAGATCCCTACCCGAAGCCGAAAAACAGTTTCGAACAAGCGGGTGAAGTCGGCGGTCTCATCGAAAGAAATTGTCGATCCGGTATTACCGACAGATCATCAGACGGATGGGGTCGCGAGGGTGAGATCGAGCGCGAAGTCCGATCCTGAGCCTTCCAAGTCTGGGAGCGGTGGGTTTAAGATCGTCGCCGGCGAGAAGGTAGAGAAGGCAGAGACTCTCTTCCCCGCTAGAAAAGGGAACTACCAATTTCCGTCTCTCGATCTTCTTCAAGAGCCTTCTTTGCCTCATTCTTTTGAGGCGGAGAATCACGAGGAGACGGCCGTTGCTTTGCAAAGCACTTTGGCTGAGTTTGGAGTGAAAGTGGAGTTGGGTGAGGTTCATACTGGACCCGTAATTACTCGGTATGAAGTCTATCCTGCGCCCGGAGTGAGGGTGGAGAAAATCGCCAACCTCGCCAAGAACCTTGGTATGAGCCTGAAGGCGCAGTCGGTTCGCATTCTGGCACCGGTTCCGGGAAAAGGCTGTGTCGGGGTAGAGGTTCCGAACCGGCGACCACTTGCAGTCTGCATCCGAGAGATCATTGAGTCCCGTTCGTGGGTCGATGCGAACGCCGAGATTCCTGTGGTGCTTGGGAAGGAGGTAAGTGGCAAACCGTTGGTGGCCGATTTAACGAAGATGCCGCACCTGTTGATCGCTGGATCCACCGGATCGGGGAAGACGGTCTGCATCAACAGCGTCATTGCTTCTCTTCTCTATCACTCAAGTCCGGAAGACCTGCGCTTCATCATGATCGATCCCAAAATTGTTGAGATGCAGATCTACAATTCCCTCCCGCATATGTTGATTCCGGTAGTCACCGATCCGAAGAAAGTTCCCGGTGCGCTGAAGTGGTTGATTTCAGAAATGGAACGTCGTTACCAGGTGTTCGCCCGTGCCAATGTGCGGAATATCGCTGGCTTCAATGCCAAGATTGCCAAGAACAGAGAGGAAAAGAAGCGAGCCGAAGAGATGGAGGCTGAAATGTCTGTCGAAGAAAGGACAGCCCTTGCGGAGGCTAGCGAGGAGAGTGACGATGGTTTTGAAATTCCGAAGGAAAAGATTCCCTACATCGTCTGTATCGTGGATGAGCTGGCTGACCTCATGATGGTGGCACCTGCGGACATTGAAACAGGGATTGCCCGTCTAGCCCAGTTGGCCCGTGCGGCAGGCATTCATTTGATTTTGGCAACTCAACGGCCTTCGGTAAATGTGATCACTGGGGTAATCAAGGCGAACCTTCCGAGTCGAATCGCCTTTAAGGTGGCATCCAAAATCGATAGCCGAACCATTTTGGACGAGGGCGGGGCGGATTCCTTGATTGGTAAAGGAGACATGCTCTTTATTCCTCCCGGGGCACACGCACTGGTGAGGGCACAGGGTGCGTTTGTTTCTGATGAAGAGATCAATGGTGTGGTGGAGTATTTAAAGGTGAATGGTCCACCCAATTTTCTCGAACAAGTGCAGGCGCAAATTGAAGCCGGTGACGATGAGGGAGGATCGGGTGTTGAGGGTGATTTCGAAGATGACTTGGTCCCGCAGGCCTTGGAAGTAATCCGCTCGAGTAAAAGGGCATCCACTTCAATGCTACAGCGACGATTGAGGATCGGTTACAATCGTGCAGCGCGGATCATGGAGATCCTTGAGGATGAGGGTTATGTCGGCCCGGAAAATGGCTCCAGCCCGAGAGAGATCCTCAGGGATTTGGATTAG